Below is a genomic region from Estrella lausannensis.
TCGTTGAGGAGCTGCTTGCGATCGCCCGCTTTCTGGCACCGGGACCGCTTGAAGCGCCGGCCTCTGGCTGGAGCCTTCGACTGCCAGCAGGGGAGATGCCAGCGTCAGCATCAGCAAAGTAAAGGTTTTAAATCGAGATTTCATGTTGTACCTCCATGTGAAAAACTTCCTGCTTTGAAGTTTCGCTGTCGAAACTGCATTGAGGAAGCAAAAGATTCAAGAAGATCGACCGCTAGGGCGGGATGTTCGTGCAGTACAGCTAAGAGATTGGTCTTTGAGAGGGTAAACATTTCCGTCGGCTCGCCAGCCACAGCTTTGTAGGCTCTTGGAAGACCTGAGAGGAGAGACTCCTCGCCAAAGAAGTCGCCACGTCCGATGATATGAGATTCATTTTGATTTTGAGCCGAAAGATGCACTGAGCCGTTAGAAATAAAAAAGATACTGTAGGCTTGCTCGCCGGAGTCGAACACAACTTCGCCTGCGCCGGCTTTGGAGAAGGTGAGCTTGTCAGCGATGGAAAGCAGCTGGCTTAACTCAAGGCTTTCCATGAGCCAGGTATTCTTGAGCAGAAGCGACTTTTCGATTAGCGTGTGGGCTGCCGTGCTTGGTTTTGTATTCAAATTTTTCCTAATAGCTCCTTAGCAAAACTCTGGATGATGGGTGAGTTGTTTTGGGCAAGAACTTTTAATGATTCCCGGGATTTTTGAGGATGCAAGCTGCTCAAGGCGGCAGCAGCCATGATTTGATCGGAGAGAGAGGGTGATTCAGCTAGAAAATTCAAAAGATCCTCCAGGGGTAGAACAGCTCCGCTGTCGTTACCTAAAATTCTTTTGGTGCCACTAAAGCCTTGTTCTTCGATCAGCGGTCTTAGCTTCCGAAAAATTGCTCTTTTGCACGTTTTTTCAAGTGTCTCAATGACTTGGCTTCTGATCTTAGCATTTTTTGATCTATAAAGTCTACACACAGCTTCGGGATCGGAGATTTCCCCAGCAGACGAAAGAAGGTGGATAATGAATTCTATCTTGGCGCTGAAGGCAGAGGAGAGCCCTCCCGCAAGCAGTTTATCGAGTGCTGTCTCCTGGATTGGCGCATAGGCTCTAGAATGGGTGAGATAGAAGCGTGCTTTTTCGATCTCCTTGTCCACCACATTTTGCAGGAGGGTATGGAGAGTTTCTAAATCAAGGTGGCCTAGAACTTTAGCTGATAGCGCCCGGCATGAATCGGAAACTTGCTCCGCCTCAAGGACCGAAGCCAGCATCGGGATCGCGGGAGGGCCGCTTTTTCTCAGAATCTCTTCGAAGAGCTGTTTTTCTTTAGAATCCAGCACCTGTCCACTCTCCAGCATTTCTCTGTACAGATCCAAGTTGGAGAGTTGTCCTAAAGCTTTTATGAGATAGTGTCTGAAAAAGGGGTCTTTCGATTCCTTCCAGAATTTGAGCAGCGGAACTGCAAAGTCTGACTGACTGGGAGTTAAAATGGCTGCCATCGATTGGATCGCTTCTCTCTGGACCTGGATCGACGGGTGCTCTAGATAGGGTAACAGCCGATAGGGGGTTTGATGCGAGGAATCCTCTCCAAGGAGGCGGAGCGCTGTTATAATAGCCTCCATGTCGTTGGTCGAAAGCATGTTGTCAATTTCGGCATCCCATGCGATGGAGCATTTTCCCCCACCGTCAGGCCGTTGCTGGGACCTTTTTCTTGCGAGTAGGTAGGAAGCCTTGAAGAGAGGCTCCTTCGAATTTGCATATTGGACAAGTTCGGAAACTTCGATGTTGTGGTGGGAAGCGAGGAAAAACAGCGCTTCACCACGGACTGAAGGCAACGCTTCATCTTTAGACCAATCGACTATCATCTGCCTGGCCTTTAATGACTCGTTAAATGCACTTCTGGCGTGGCAGCGGATGAACGTTTGCTTCATCAAAGGCGTGAAGGAGATCTCGTCGCTTAGTAAAAGATTGAAAAAGGACTCCTCTCCCATCAGAAAGATAGCCTCGATGGCAAAAAGTTTGTCTTTTTCCGTTGCGGAAGCGAGAAGCTTATAAAGGGCTATTTCTTCCTCTTTCCTTTCATCGCAGTCCATCATCGCAGCCCATTTCTCCGCTGGTCTTTCGAAGTGGATCGCGGAAGCTGTCAGGTTTGCGACTACGGCGGAAGGGTATTTGCGCCGGATGATGAAGGCGAGTGAAAGAAGGATAGCTACAACGAAAAGACCTAAATAGAGAGTGTTGAAGCCCGTGATCATGAGGAGAATGCCCGAGGTGAGCATGCCAATCGGCTCTAGCATCGATTCGATGGCCACGCGCACCTTATATTTAATTTTTTTGGGGATGACGTTCAGAAGGAGATTGAAGTTACTGTCGTCGACCACCTCGAGCGTGCCCTCCGCCACGAAATAGGCTATCAAAGGAAAGGCCAGGCCTCCGATTGAAATCCATCCGGTGTATGCTGCCAAAAGTAGGGCAGGGGAAAAAAACAGCAAGGCTCCTACTCCGAAGCGGCGGATCAGACGACTATAGAGAAATAGGCCAAACAACAAGTTGATGACACTGACGGCGAATATAATTCGGCCGAGAAATAGGGTGATGAACGCCTGTTCGGAATCGACAGCTCCCGTTCCGGTCGGCGGGTCGAACGCCTGATCGAAGAAAGACATGTAGTTGTACTCTGTCGTCATCCACATCAGGTAAATGCAGAAGTTGTTTGCCATCACAAAGAGGGCAAAGCGTGATTTGAAAAGTTCCTTGATGAAAAGAGCGACGGAGAGGTTTTTGTATTCGCTCGCCTCGTCAATAGCTGTATCATCGTGGGCAACGTGGATAGTTTTTCTGATGAAAATTGTCAGAGTAGCGGTGACGGCAAACAGCACAAGGATCAGCAGTAGGATCTGATAGAATTCCAAAACGCCCAGGCTCATGATGAGTCCTGTGACTGCCTGGCCTAAGAAAACTGCCGAAGAGAAGAGAACGAAGACTCGCTTGGCGTCTTGCATATTATGGTACTGGTCAAGGAAGGTCCAATAGCCAGTCATGAGGACAGCTTCCATCTGAAAGCTGACAAAGCGTAAAACGAACCAGCAAGCGGGAGGCAGTTCGCCAAAGTGCAACACCGCCAGGAAGAAAAGCGTGTAAAAAAAGAAAGCAGTAGCAATGACCGATAGAAATATTCGGCTCGGTTCGATTGCGTTGATGATGCGGATGAGGATAAGCGCGGGAAGAATCATTCCGAGAGCAGTAGCGATATAGACATAGGGCAGGTATTCGGCGCCTACGTGAATCAGAAAGAGAGCATCGGCGTTTTTGAGGCCCAAGTTAATGGACAGCGACCACAAAAAGCCAAGGAGAGTGAAGAGAAAGGCGTTTCTTTCTTCTCCTTCATAAAGATTGAAGAGCTTACTGAAAAGACCTTTCATTCCTATCGTTTTCCTGTTTCTCCCGGTTTTAATCCTTCCATTCTACAGGATACGTGATAAAAATCCATAGCGTATCTTGTTCTCTTTTTTATTTACTCATTTCGGTTGAAACGCTAGGATCGTCGCCTGGTGAAAGTAGCAGGAATTCAAGATGCTGGATAAGGAAGGTTTCGGTAAGTGCGCAAGCTTAATCGAATGCGATGACGGCTTCTTGATTGGTACCGGTAAGCGGCAGTGGCGGGGCGAGCCCAATCCCTTCAAGCCTGCTTTTTTCTTTCCACCCTTTTTTCTTAATTGCGAAGATCCCTTTTGTGTCCATCAGGAAACTTTTTTTTTAGATAAATGTGCGTTTCAAGCTTTTTTAAACTCAGCGCAGCACCGAGAGGAAGAGCGATTTGTCTGGAGTCGTCCGGAAAAAGAGCCCTATCAGCTTCAATTTAACCTGTTGCGAAAGCAGATAGAGAGCGGACAGCTGCAAAAAGGAGTTCCTTACAGCCGGCGTCAATCCATCGGAACGATCGATAGTGGCAGAATTTTCAGCATTCTGAGGAGTGCTTTTGAAAAACGAGGGCGGGGACTTCTCTACGGATTTTGGAATGCCGACGATGGAATGCTTGGCGTCACCCCCGAGAAGTTGTTTGTGAGAAAAGACGGCACGATCTACGTGGATGCCGTGGCAGGAACGAGGCCTACCCCGGATTTCAAAGAGAAAGAGTCTGTCGAGCACACACTTGTGACCCAGGGGATTAAAGAGGCTTTAACCCCCTATGGCGAAGTCGCGGTTGGCCAGACCTGTCCGATTCCTTACGGAAAGCTGCTCCATCTGTACACGCCGATTGAAGTGAAAGCCCGGGCTGAGGCGCCTTTTAAAGAGCTGGTTGAAAAGCTGCATCCCACGCCAGCGCTTGGGACATATCCTCAAAAAGAGGGCGCTGCCTGGCTGATGGAGGCCGATCGGTTAATACCAAGAAGAAGGTTTGGGGCGCCTGCCGGCTGCATCATTCCTGAGAGAGGTGAGGCAAGATGCCTGGTCGCGATCCGAAGCATTCAGTGGAATGATGGAAATATCGAGATGTTTGCCGGTGGGGGAGTCACTGACGAAAGCGAGGTGGAGAAAGAATGGGACGAGATACAAAGCAAATTTCAATCGATCGAACAGATGCTCAGCGTTTAAATGAGGACCTGACCTTCAACTTAGTTCAGGCGATGGCTCGAATCGGCATCCGCCATTTTTGCATATGTCCGGGCGGGCGCAACGCGGGTATGATTGATTTGATCGCAGCGGAGGAGAGCTTCCACATCGTCTCTTTCCACGACGAGCGGGCGGCCGGTTTTTTTGCTGTGGGTA
It encodes:
- a CDS encoding cyclic nucleotide-binding domain-containing protein → MNTKPSTAAHTLIEKSLLLKNTWLMESLELSQLLSIADKLTFSKAGAGEVVFDSGEQAYSIFFISNGSVHLSAQNQNESHIIGRGDFFGEESLLSGLPRAYKAVAGEPTEMFTLSKTNLLAVLHEHPALAVDLLESFASSMQFRQRNFKAGSFSHGGTT
- a CDS encoding chorismate-binding protein, translated to MLDKEGFGKCASLIECDDGFLIGTGKRQWRGEPNPFKPAFFFPPFFLNCEDPFCVHQETFFLDKCAFQAFLNSAQHREEERFVWSRPEKEPYQLQFNLLRKQIESGQLQKGVPYSRRQSIGTIDSGRIFSILRSAFEKRGRGLLYGFWNADDGMLGVTPEKLFVRKDGTIYVDAVAGTRPTPDFKEKESVEHTLVTQGIKEALTPYGEVAVGQTCPIPYGKLLHLYTPIEVKARAEAPFKELVEKLHPTPALGTYPQKEGAAWLMEADRLIPRRRFGAPAGCIIPERGEARCLVAIRSIQWNDGNIEMFAGGGVTDESEVEKEWDEIQSKFQSIEQMLSV